A stretch of Episyrphus balteatus chromosome 2, idEpiBalt1.1, whole genome shotgun sequence DNA encodes these proteins:
- the LOC129912266 gene encoding NAD(+) hydrolase sarm1 isoform X8 has product MSTNVPWGVRKGIFRSSGQSDFIPTRSPSPIVEMPLSPPPLSGSEFSSSSSRSRYESERGSPFSPRVTIVESPFTPGESPPPSPPSSVSSRSGRKHSSSPPLSSGSNNSNMRKHTVRDIPIEVEKQSEALSLRTGDVTQQSFNNVAAASIKVQGDSFSAERKAISQEQKSQTMTTNGGIINQEKQVSSASQSNYTITTRGVSSSATNTISSSSQMSSNGLIRSDLQFDDLRSLTSGSSLRDIESAKSKYSTFLKKFVNSLKETNPHEKPVYLDTINKVIQNAWAVPTHGHELGYSLCNSLRVSGGLDMLMENCMQKDQAVQFSSARLLEQCLTTENRTHVVDNGLDKVVKVACVCTKNTDTQHSRVGTGILEHLFKHSEGTCYDVIRLGGLDAVLFECRTNDVETLRHCASALANLSLYGGAENQEAMINRKVPMWLFPLAFHHDDNIKYYACLAIAVLVANKEIEAEVLKSGTLDLVEPFVTSHDPSEFAKSNLAHAHGQSKHWLERLVPVLSSNREEARNLAAFHFCMEAGIKKEQGNTEIFREIGAIEPLKTVASCPNAIASKFAAQALRLIGETVPHKLSQQVPLWSVTDVQEWVKQIGFAAFEQQFVDSQVDGDLLLKLNEENLRDDIGISNGILRKRFARELQNLKKMADYSSKDCAKMCQFLNEIGPEYCTYTYAMLNAGIDKSSLRQLNEDMLLADCGIHNSIHRFRILNAVKSLENSLQSVSEENMAKTLDVFVSYRRSNGSQLASLLKVHLQLRGFSVFIDVERLEAGKFDNGLLNSIRQAKHFILVLTPNALERCVEDYDGKDWVHREIVAALNSNCNIIPIIDNFRWPEAEMLPEDMRSVCHFNGVTWIHDYQDACIDKLERFMRGEKNPDRIGVAPSTPGSASVTYQRMHSNDSDYQTGVSSCGGSTVGTNGGCSAGSGNSNGSGNNCQGTNGGQAANHPANRYRKSSSPGRTYFGGGNGHHGGSGVISGAGSVGGIGPYGGRGGSKRNLLFPPYRSSPISARTVNSNMSNGVFNGSGSIAPTSPYRAGRRSSAVAIPNTSTHSPTSSFRSHSLGGLLDGGSGDDENVGTGGVGSNDAVTPIEASCESVVLKRDKSTTMLNTQNRKSRSLDQLLDDFPITVPSITEGTQSMHNLATPATPDVNRGCLEPMESLNESSPKSSKTLANPSPTSTRDSQSVTPERTGSRQSPEGISSAEDDREDTQSNYSTGSKDTGKSSNSQKTLFNRTLKKVRSLMKNSDNEDDVEMQGIILSKITTPKILFR; this is encoded by the exons ATGTCAACCAATGTTCCGTGGGGTGTTCGCAAAGGTATTTTTCGATCGAGCGGACAATCTGATTTTATTCCGACGCGATCACCTAGTCCAATTGTTGAAATGCCGTTATCGCCGCCGCCATTATCCGGATCTGAATTTAGTAGCAGCAGCTCAAGGTCGCGCTATGAAAGTGAACGCGGAAGCCCGTTCAGTCCGCGTGTGACAATTGTCGAGAGTCCATTTACACCGGGTGAATCGCCGCCGCCATCGCCGCCATCTTCGGTTTCGTCGCGTAGTGGAAGGAAGCATTCTTCGTCGCCGCCATTATCTTCAGGAAGTAACAATAGCAATATGAGAAAACATACCGTTCGAGATATTccaattgaagttgaaaaacaatcg GAAGCCCTATCCTTGCGTACCGGCGATGTTACCCAACAAAGCTTCAACAATGTAGCTGCCGCAAGTATAAAAGTCCAAGGTGACAGTTTTAGCGCCGAACGAAAGGCAATCTCACAAGagcaaaaaagtcaaacaaTGACAACAAATGGTGGTATTATCAACCAAGAAAAACAAGTATCCTCAGCATCACAATCAAATTATACCATCACAACCAGAGGTGTGTCAAGTTCGGCAACCAATACGATCTCATCATCATCACAAATGTCCTCAAATGGTCTAATTCGGTCTGATCTACAGTTTGACGACTTGAGATCCTTGACATCTGGCAGTTCTTTGCGTGACATTGAAAGTGCCAAAAGTAAATATTCAACTTTTCTCAAGAAATTTGTTAATAGTCTGAAAGAAACGAATCCACACGAAAAGCCTGTCTACTTGGATACCATCAATAAAGTTATACAAAATGCTTGGGCAGTACCAACTCATGGTCATGAGCTTGGTTATAGTTTGTGTAATTCGCTGCGAGTAAGTGGCGGTTTGGATATGTTGATGGAGAATTGCATGCAAAAAGATCAAGCTGTACAGTTTTCTTCGGCACGTCTGCTCGAGCAGTGTTTGACGACAGAAAACAGGACGCACGTTGTAGATAATGGGCTTGATAAAGTTGTTAAAGTGGCATGCGTGTGTACAAAAAATACCGACACTCAACATTCAAGAGTTGGTACCGGAATTCTTGAACATCTCTTCAAACACAGTGAAGGTACCTGCTATGATGTGATTCGTCTAGGCGGTCTTGATGCAGTACTTTTCGAATGCCGAACCAATGATGTTGAAACTCTGAGACATTGTGCTAGTGCTTTAGCCAATCTATCTTTGTATGGTGGAGCAGAAAATCAAGAAGCCATGATAAATCGGAAAGTCCCTATGTGGCTGTTTCCGTTAGCTTTCCATCATGATGACAATATTAAGTATTACGCGTGTTTAGCCATTGCAGTGCTAGTTGCCAATAAGGAAATCGAAGCCGAGGTCTTAAAGTCTGGTACCTTGGATTTGGTAGAACCGTTTGTAACCTCTCATGATCCCTCAGAATTCGCAAAGTCAAATTTAGCACATGCACATGGTCAAAGCAAACATTGGCTTGAACGATTAGTTCCAGTTTTAAGTTCAAATCGTGAAGAAGCCAGAAATTTAGCAGCTTTCCATTTCTGTATGGAAGCCGGTATTAAGAAAGAACAAGGAAACACTGAAATCTTCCGAGAAATCGGTGCCATAGAACCATTGAAAACTGTAGCAAGCTGTCCGAATGCCATAGCTTCAAAGTTTGCCGCTCAGGCATTACGCCTAATCGGTGAAACCGTTCCACATAAGCTATCACAACAAGTCCCATTGTGGTCTGTTACAGATGTCCAAGAATGGGTTAAACAAATTGGATTTGCTGCCTTCGAGCAGCAATTCGTTGATTCACAGGTAGATGGTGATTTATTACTTAAACTTAACGAAGAAAATCTTCGCGATGATATTGGTATCTCGAACGGTATTTTAAGAAAACGTTTCGCACGTGaattacaaaatttgaaaaaaatggccgACTACTCATCGAAAGACTGTGCCAAAATGTGCCAGTTTTTGAACGAAATTGGGCCCGAGTACTGCACCTACACTTATGCCATGTTAAATGCTGGAATTGATAAATCCTCGCTGAGACAATTGAACGAAGATATGTTGTTAGCAGATTGTGGTATCCACAATTCGATTCATAGATTTAGGATTCTAAATGCAGTTAAATCGCTTGAGAATTCCTTACAGAGTGTTTCGGAAGAAAATATGGCCAAGACTCTTGATGTATTTGTTAGCTATCGGCGGTCAAATGGATCACAATTGGCCAGTCTTCTaaaa GTCCATTTACAACTTCGAGGATTTTCTGTGTTTATTGATGTTGAACGACTTGAAGCTGGAAAGTTCGATAATGGCTTATTGAACAGCATCAGACAGGCAAAACATTTCATTTTAGTATTAACTCCAAATGCCCTAGAAAGATGCGTAGAAGACTATGATGGAAAGGATTGGGTGCACAGG gaaaTTGTTGCAGCTCTCAACTCAAATTGCAACATTATCCCAATTATTGATAACTTCCGTTGGCCCGAGGCCGAAATGCTTCCAGAAGATATGCGCAGTGTTTGCCATTTCAATGGAGTCACATGGATACATGACTACCAGGACGCTTGCATCGATAAACTAGAAAG ATTCATGCGTGGCGAAAAGAATCCAGATCGAATTGGAGTGGCGCCTAGCACACCGGGATCTGCTTCGGTAACATACCAAAGAATGCACAGTAACGATTCCGATTATCAGACAGGCGTTAGTAGTTGTGGAGGCAGTACAGTTGGCACAAATGGCGGATGCAGTGCGGGCAGTGGAAATAGCAACGGTTCGGGCAACAACTGTCAAGGAACAAACGGTGGACAAG CAGCTAATCATCCGGCAAATAGATACCGTAAATCATCCAGTCCGGGCCGCACATATTTTGGTGGTGGCAACGGGCACCACGGTGGTAGCGGTGTGATCTCTGGTGCAGGTTCGGTGGGTGGCATTGGTCCTTATGGCGGTCGTGGTGGATCAAAAAGGAATCTTCTATTCCCACCATATCGATCAAGTCCTATCTCGGCCAGAACCGTTAATAGCAATATGTCAAATGGGGTTTTTAACGGAAGTGGTTCGATAGCACCAACTTCTCCATATCGAGCGGGACGTCGAAGTTCAGCTGTTGCAATTCCAAATACATCGACGCATTCGCCAACATCGAGTTTTAGAAGTCATAGTTTGGGTGGTCTGTTGGATGGAGGCTCAGGAGACGATGAGAATGTTGGAACTGGTGGCGTTGGTAGCAACGATGCAGTTACACCAATTGAAGCCAGCTGTGAATCGGTTGTTCTCAAGAGAGACAAGTCAACCACAATGTTAAATACACAAAATCGTAAATCACGAAGTCTTGATCAATTGTTGGATGATTTTCCAATAACAGTTCCCAGCATAACAGAGGGCACTCAAAGCATGCACAATCTTGCCACGCCAGCTACACCCGATGTTAATAGGGGGTGTTTGGAACCAATGGAATCCTTAAATGAATCATCACCAAAGTCATCAAAGACTTTGGCCAACCCATCGCCAACCTCAACCAGAGATTCACAATCCGTTACACCTGAACGCACTGGGTCCCGTCAAAGCCCCGAAGGCATCAGCTCGGCCGAAGATGACCGTGAAGATACCCAATCGAACTACAGTACCGGCTCAAAGGACACCGGTAAAAGTTCAAATAGTCAGAAAACCCTCTTCAATCGGACTTTGAAAAAAGTCCGGTCGCTCATGAAAAA CAGTGACAACGAAGATGATGTTGAAATGCAAGGAATAATACTTTCAAAAATCACTACGCCAAAAATTTTATTCCGATAG